The Alkalibaculum bacchi genomic interval GGCGTTGCATCAATATATGCCTTTGATACGTATTGCACGCCTCTATCGCTATGTATAACTATTGGAGCATCTATCTTTCTATAAGATTTTGCTTTTTTTATAGCTTTCAGCACACCTTTTGTGGAAAGTGTATCTGACAGATGCCAACCAATGATTTTTCGAGAAAATAGATCCATTACTGTTGTCAAATAAAAAAATCCACTAACTGTCCATATGTAGGTAATATCTGTTACCCAAACTGTATTTGGTGCATCAGGTGAAAACTTTCTATCTAAAATATTTTTAAGTTTATTATCAAAATCTGGATCTATTGTCGTTCTTCTATATGGGCTTACCCAAATAGCTCTAATACCTAGTTCACGCATATAATTACCAACTGTTTTTTCAGCAATAACATGGCCTCTACTTTGTAATATCGATGTAATCTTGGGTGCCCCGTATATCTGTCTCGATTCATTGTATATCTCCGTAATTTCTTGTTTAACCTGCTCTTTTCTAACCTTTTGCTTTGAATCTTGACGCTTCAGATAATCATAGTATCCAGATGATGAAACGCCTAGTATTTTAAGCACACTGTTAACTGAAATTCGGCGTTCTTTTGATGAATTTTTTAACTCTATAT includes:
- a CDS encoding IS3 family transposase produces the protein MYIELKNSSKERRISVNSVLKILGVSSSGYYDYLKRQDSKQKVRKEQVKQEITEIYNESRQIYGAPKITSILQSRGHVIAEKTVGNYMRELGIRAIWVSPYRRTTIDPDFDNKLKNILDRKFSPDAPNTVWVTDITYIWTVSGFFYLTTVMDLFSRKIIGWHLSDTLSTKGVLKAIKKAKSYRKIDAPIVIHSDRGVQYVSKAYIDATPAGNFIRSYSRKGNPWDNAVIESFHALIKREWLNRFVIRNISHAHELIFEYIEAFYNTTRIHSHCNMASPHDFEKINAG